In Terriglobus aquaticus, the genomic window TAGAGATCCCGCACCCCGGCACCGACCTTCTCTGGACAGATTCGTTGCCCTACGGCACCGGCTCCAACGACCTCGGCCTCGACCGCGGCCAGACCGCACCCGCCCGCGTCGTTCGCTTCGAACGCCAGGGCAGCAAGGTCCTGCTCACCGAGCGCAATCTCGGCCTCGGCACCTCAGCCACCGAGCCCGCCGAAGTCCTGGCCACGCGCCAAAGCTTCCCCGAATCCGTCCTGTGGGGCTTCAAAGTCGAAGCCGAAAACCCGGACGGCTCGCTGCTCGTCGACGCTACCGACTTCTTCCTGCGCGACGTCCACCACGTCTCCGAATCGCTCACCGCCACGCACCAGGGCAGCTACAAGGTCGACGCCTCACGCTCAGCCATCGCGCTCGACAGCACCAAGGGCTTCCCACGCAACACCGAAGTCGAAACCATCCTCACCTTCACCACAGACGACATCACCAGGGCGCACTTCGTCTCCGACGTCACGCCCGACCCGCACTCGCTCACCATCCGCGAGCGCCAGAGCTTCGTCGCCCTTCCTGAGCCCGGCTTCACCCCGCGCCGCTACGACCCGCGCTCCGGCTACTTCGACCTTTCGCATCGCGACTACAACGCTCCGCTCGGCGCCGACCTTGACCAGCGCTTCATCGAGCGCCACCGCCTCATCAGGAAAGACCCCAACTGCCGCACCAACTGCGACCCCGTCGAGCCCATCACCTACTACGTCGACCGCGGCGCACCCGAACCCATCCGCTCCGCTTTGCTCGAGGGCGCCCGCTGGTGGAACGACGCCTTCACCGCCGCCGGCTGGCACAACGCCTTCCGCGTTGATGTCCTGCCCGCCGACGCCGACCCCATGGACGTCCGCTACAACATCATCCAGTGGGTCCACCGCTACACCCGCGGCTGGAGCTACGGCGCCACCGTCACCGACCCGCGCACCGGCGAAATCCTCAAGGGCAACGTGACCCTCGGCAGCCTGCGCGGCCGCCAGGACTACCTCATCGCCGAAGCCCTGCTCGCGCCCTACACCGGCCCCAATGCAAAGGGTATTGCAGACGCCGCCAGAGACCCCATGCTGCAGATGGTCCTAGCCCGCATCCGCCAGCTCAGCGCGCACGAGACGGGCCACACCCTCGGCCTTGCTCACAACTTCGCCGCCAGCACCGCGGGGCAGGGAACCAGCGTCATGGACTACCCGCACCCCTACATCACGCTCGCCAACGGCGTGCCCGACCTCTCCCACGCCTACGCCGTCGGCATCGGCCCCTGGGACAAGGTCGCCATCAACTACGGTTACCGCGACTTCGGCCGCAAGGAACAGCCCACCGCCGAAACCGCAAGCCTGAACAAGATCCTCACCGACGCCCAAGCCGCCGGCCTGCCCTACATCACCGACCAGGACGCTCGTCCGCTCGGCTCCGCCAACCCCAAGGCCCACCTCTGGGACAACGGCGCGGACCCCGTCGCCGAGCTCAACCGCATCCTCGAAATCCGCAAGGCCGCCCTCGCGCGCTTCGGCCCCTCCGTCATCCGCGAAGGCCAGCCCATGGCCACTCTGCAGGAAGCGCTCGTTCCGCTCTACCTGCTGCACCGCTACCAGACCGAGGCCGCGGCCAAGCTCATCGCTGGCGTCAACTACGAGTACAACCTGCGCGGCGACGGCCAGCCCAACCCCACCATCATCGACCCCGCCATCCAGCAAAAAGCGCTGGAAGCCGTCCTCTCCACCCTCAAACCCGATGTTCTCGACTTGCCCGAAAACATCCTCGCGATCATGCCGCCGCACCCGCCCGGCTGGCAGCGCACGCGCGAGTCCTTCGCCTCCAACGCCGGTGCCATCTTCGATCCCGTCGCCGCCGCGGAAGCCTCCGCAGACCTCACGCTCTCGC contains:
- a CDS encoding zinc-dependent metalloprotease → MPRKPLLLSTLLLAALTLSAQDTPRPQTLTARIAGMQHIAGFVPLDYEAKSGKLFLEIPHPGTDLLWTDSLPYGTGSNDLGLDRGQTAPARVVRFERQGSKVLLTERNLGLGTSATEPAEVLATRQSFPESVLWGFKVEAENPDGSLLVDATDFFLRDVHHVSESLTATHQGSYKVDASRSAIALDSTKGFPRNTEVETILTFTTDDITRAHFVSDVTPDPHSLTIRERQSFVALPEPGFTPRRYDPRSGYFDLSHRDYNAPLGADLDQRFIERHRLIRKDPNCRTNCDPVEPITYYVDRGAPEPIRSALLEGARWWNDAFTAAGWHNAFRVDVLPADADPMDVRYNIIQWVHRYTRGWSYGATVTDPRTGEILKGNVTLGSLRGRQDYLIAEALLAPYTGPNAKGIADAARDPMLQMVLARIRQLSAHETGHTLGLAHNFAASTAGQGTSVMDYPHPYITLANGVPDLSHAYAVGIGPWDKVAINYGYRDFGRKEQPTAETASLNKILTDAQAAGLPYITDQDARPLGSANPKAHLWDNGADPVAELNRILEIRKAALARFGPSVIREGQPMATLQEALVPLYLLHRYQTEAAAKLIAGVNYEYNLRGDGQPNPTIIDPAIQQKALEAVLSTLKPDVLDLPENILAIMPPHPPGWQRTRESFASNAGAIFDPVAAAEASADLTLSLLCNPERATRLFELHMRITKTPGLRTVLEGISNTTAERPEGGHTTSSEIERAVEFRGLEAMLALSVEPNTASQARAIARSHIDDLLKKWTIEPMPTDSAEAIHRRALVDRVQQYLKDPQKFVPVKPQQAPPGMPIGTDDEM